Proteins from a genomic interval of Neoarius graeffei isolate fNeoGra1 chromosome 24, fNeoGra1.pri, whole genome shotgun sequence:
- the LOC132872120 gene encoding P2Y purinoceptor 1-like, giving the protein MSNDKTCTVEEAQDISLTVFICLVYTTGFLLNVFSLWVFIFRMTKWNAGTVLQFNLAISDALAFPAAPLLAAYFVNESKWEFGSFLCNLKIALISIHIYGSILFLTLISIHRYVVVVHFKRSLRMKRKAFVKKLCFGVWCFLLVCAIIFGILLSDTKVDECKQCFSIHQTRLVSKYFIINFVLVVFGFLVPFTVAVVCYSCLTRTVTQVNSKSLHSQSVKTKSLRTIGICLVIFGFSFFPLNVTRTVAVVLKKYCSECSQLFTQVETAYYSSYVLAGVNCCLDPIIYFFGSHSFNKSFRRSVTIKRSQQERDDKTETDTSNSANRNAICPVSSEMV; this is encoded by the coding sequence ATGAGCAACGATAAGACCTGCACTGTAGAAGAAGCCCAGGACATCAGCCTAACGGTCTTCATCTGTCTAGTCTACACAACAGGATTCCTTCTTAATGTCTTCAGCCTCTGGGTCTTCATCTTCCGGATGACCAAATGGAACGCTGGCACGGTTTTGCAGTTCAACTTGGCAATAAGTGATGCACTTGCCTTTCCTGCTGCCCCGCTGCTGGCAGCCTACTTTGTCAATGAGAGCAAATGGGAGTTTGGCTCCTTTTTGTGTAACTTGAAAATAGCCTTAATCAGTATTCACATCTATGGCAGCATTCTGTTCCTAACCCTCATCAGCATTCATCGCTATGTGGTTGTAGTTCACTTCAAACGATCATTGCGGATGAAACGGAAAGCCTTTGTGAAGAAGCTGTGTTTTGGAGTGTGgtgttttttgcttgtttgtgccATAATATTTGGCATTCTGCTGTCTGATACCAAGGTAGATGAGTGCAAACAATGTTTTTCAATACATCAAACCAGACTTGTCAGTAAGTACTTCATTATCAACTTTGTACTCGTTGTTTTTGGCTTTCTTGTGCCTTTCACTGTGGCTGTGGTTTGCTACAGCTGTCTGACTCGAACAGTAACCCAGGTAAACAGCAAATCACtgcacagtcagtcagtcaagacAAAGTCACTAAGGACGATAGGAATATGTCTGGTCATCTTTGGATTCAGCTTCTTCCCTCTCAATGTCACCCGGACTGTCGCAGTTGTTCTGAAAAAGTACTGCTCTGAATGCAGTCAACTTTTTACACAAGTGGAAACGGCGTACTATTCATCTTATGTCCTGGCAGGAGTCAACTGTTGCTTGGATCCCATTATCTATTTctttggctcacacagttttaatAAATCATTCAGACGATCTGTGACAATAAAAAGAAGTCAACAGGAAAGAGATGACAAGACTGAAACAGACACAAGTAACAGTGCAAATAGAAATGCTATCTGTCCAGTATCTTCAGAAATGGTGTGA